In the Gemmatimonadota bacterium genome, TGCCGCCTGTGGATCGGACGTGGTCGACCCCGGACCTGACGACCAGAACAGGGCGCCAACCTTCTCATCCTCTCCGCCCACCGTCGCCGACCACAACCGGGAGTGGTCCTACGTCGTCGCCGCCTCGGATCCCGACGGAGACCCGGTCACGCTGTCGGCCGCCGGCCTTCCGTCGTGGATCACGTTCGACGGTGGTCAGAACCGGTTGAGCGGCCTGGCCGGCTTCAACAACCTCGGGGACCACGCGGTCACGCTGCGCGCCACCGACGGACAGGCCGAGACCCGGCAGGACTTCACGCTCAGCGTGGCGCCGGGCGAAATCGACTGCACGCAGTCGTTCGGAGACCCGATCGAGTCCTTGTACATCCTCCCGTACCTCAACGGGCGCAGCCAACTGCTGCAGCAGGGCAACTGCAACACTTCGGGCGGGCACGTGAACTGGTTCGCCTACGACCTCGACACGGCGATCGGAGACACCCTCGTCGCGTCGCGCGGGGGTGAGGTCGTCGCCGTGCGCGAGCAGTTCGCCGACGGCACCCGCATCTGCGGCGAGATGCAGGAGAACCTGGTCTTCATCCGGCACGACGACGGCACCATCATGGCGTACATCCACCTGACCACGAACGGCGCCCTCGTGGATGTCGGCGATCAGGTGGCTCAGGGCGAAGTCATCGCGCTCAGCGGCGACAGCGGCTGCTCCGCTGGGCCGCACGTGCACGTGGCGCTCTTCGCCGCGCAGCGTACCGGCTTCGACCGCCAGTGGTCGCTGCCCTTGAACTTCAGCAACGCGGTGGGCAACCACGACGCGCGCGGGGCGCTCATCGCGGGGGAGACGTACCAGGCGGTGGGCGGGAGTTAGCGCCGCTCCCGGGTCGCGAGACTGCGCGGCAGGTCCCCAGACAATCTCGGCCGATGGCGCCATGGCGTCCCGCGGGTAGATTGCCGGTCATCTCGTGGCGTGGGCATCGGGAACCGGAGAGACGCGCGTGACCCAAGCCAACCCAGGCGACCACTCCTCCCTCATGGACCGCATCGGCGGATCCTGGGGATCGGCCTTCCGTGACGTCCTGCTGATCGTCGGGTCCATCCTGATCGCGTTCTCGCTCGAAGCGTGGTGGGACAGCCGTGGCGACGCCGGGCGGGAGCGCGAGGCGCTCGCGGCGCTCGCCGAGGAGCTGCGCAACGCGTCGGTCGAGCTCGACTCGGTGATCGCCTTCAACGAGGGGCGGGTCGAGGCGGCGCGTTACTTCCTGTCCATCGAGCCGGGCGCTGCGGACGCGGTCCCCACCGACTCGCTGGCGTTCGCGCTCGGGGCGCTCGGCGGAGGCATGACCTTCGACCCGAGCCTGGGCGCCACCGAAGCCATCATCGCCGGCGGCCTCGACCTCGTGACCGACGTCGAGATCCGGTCGAGGATCGCCGCCTGGCCCGGCATGATGCGCGAGATCGAGGTGGATCAGGCGGTGATGGTGGAGCGCTGGGAGAAGATCTCGGACGCGTCCGTCGATGCCGAGCTCAACGGCCTGCGACTTCGGTCGTCTCTGGATCCGGACAACGAGCGCGTGACGCGCTCGCTCGCGACCGCCGCGTTGGTCGACCCGGTGATGCGCCAGCGGGTCGCGGCCCAGGCGCTGTCCATCACCAGCGTGCTGGACGAGCTGCGCGACGTGGAGGGCCGGCTCAACGACCTGCGGGAGGCGATCGGGGCAGGAACGTAGGAAGCGACCCGCAGCCTAGGGCGATGGCTGCGCCCTGCCAGTTGTCCAGCAGGCGACGCGCACGTTTCCGCGGAAACGTGGCCCAGAGTGCTATCGACGGGTCACCCCGCGAGGCCTCACTACCTGGCGGGCGGCCGCTCATCGCGCCGCCACGGAATCGCAGTTCTCGACCGCTTCCGCGAAAGACGGCAAGACCGACGACACGTGTTGGCTCGCCGATCTATCCCTGTTCGGGCGCGGCCCCGAAGATGACGAACGCCACCGCCGGCTCGTCGCCGCGGTTGAGGAAGGCGTGCACGGTCCCACGCGGGACGAACACGATCGACCCCTCGCCGACGGGGCGCTCGTCCTCCCCTTGCAGCATGGCGCCGGAGCCGCGCAGGACGATGGCGAACAGGTCACGGTCGTCGTGGGTGTGCGGCGTCTCATCGCCGCGGATGAAGACGAGGTGGTGGCTCGACATCTCGCCCCGGCCCAGATCGACCACGCGGATGTTCTCGTCCGGGGCGAGCTCGACGGCGTCCATGAGGCTGTCGAGCGCGGCGGTCAGTCGGCCCTCGGGGAATACGGCATCGAAGACGGCAGGGGCATCCTGCGCCGCCGCGGGCGACGCGAGAAGGCACAGGGACAGCGCGAGCGCGCCGCGGGCCAGGATCTTGGACATGGGGTTGGCTCCTCCAGAAGGTCGCGTCACAGGATCAGTCGCCCGGCTCGTACGTCAGCCGCAGCTGCGTCCGCCCGGTCTCCTCGTGCACGTGCTCGCGGTCGAATCTGAATCCGTAGCGGTCGTAGAAGCGCCGGCCGATGGCGTTGTCCTGGAAGACGTCCAGAACGAGCGAGCCGCGTAGCTCCACGGCGTGGTCCATCAGCGCCCGGCCGATGCCGAGGCCCTGGCGGTCGGGGTGGACGAAGATCGCGCCGACCTCGTTGCCGATCAGCGACATGAAACCGCCCACCGCCCCCTCGACCTCGTAGACCCATGTTTCGGCCTTGGGCAGCCACATCGTCCGTATCCGCTCCGCTTCGTCCGCCATGAACTGCGGGGACAGGAAGGGCGTCGCGATCAGGCTGGCGGCGGTCCAGACCTCGACGATCGCGTCGTCGTCCGCTTCGGTACGGGGTCGGATCATGATCTCGCCCATACCTGACCTTACAATTCCGCCGGGCCCACCGCGAACGGGTCGCCCGCCCCGAGGCCCGCCAGGGTCCGCGCGCCGGTCGCGCGTTTCCGCGGAAACGCGGCTCGCTGGATCACTCCCGACTCACGCCGCCCACCACCCCCGTGGCGGCCCCCACCCCGTTCTTCCGTTCTCCCACATGAGACGCCGGTACGCCGATCGCCGCTCTCGTCCGCGCCGGCCTTCCGCGAGGCTCCCCCCTGGTCGATGGAGAACACAATGCGCCGCTACCTGCCGCTGGCCGCACTCTCGTTCGTGGCCGTCCTGTTCAGTTGCGACTCCGAAGGCCCGGTCGGGCCCGCCGACCTCGGCCTGCCGCTGGACCTCGGCATCGTGTCGACCGTGGGCGCTACCTGCGGCGACCCGACCGTCGCGACGCTGGTCGCCGACGGATCGATCCCCGTAGGGAGCGTGGAGATCCTCAACGGGGAGGACGACCTCTACGTGGTGTATCGAGCCGACCCGGGCTGGCCGATCTACAAGACGGCTCTGTACGTCGGTGCCGCGCAGCAGATCCCGACGAATCCGGCCGGCAACCCGTTGATCGGGAAGTTCCCATACAAGGCCAATCACCAGGGGCTGCTCGAGGTGATCTGGCAGATCGATGCAACCGGCCTTTCCGGCGACGTCGTGGTCGCCGCGTTC is a window encoding:
- a CDS encoding peptidoglycan DD-metalloendopeptidase family protein, whose protein sequence is MIGVTHRGSERGIAIALAIVFAVAACGSDVVDPGPDDQNRAPTFSSSPPTVADHNREWSYVVAASDPDGDPVTLSAAGLPSWITFDGGQNRLSGLAGFNNLGDHAVTLRATDGQAETRQDFTLSVAPGEIDCTQSFGDPIESLYILPYLNGRSQLLQQGNCNTSGGHVNWFAYDLDTAIGDTLVASRGGEVVAVREQFADGTRICGEMQENLVFIRHDDGTIMAYIHLTTNGALVDVGDQVAQGEVIALSGDSGCSAGPHVHVALFAAQRTGFDRQWSLPLNFSNAVGNHDARGALIAGETYQAVGGS
- a CDS encoding cupin domain-containing protein; protein product: MSKILARGALALSLCLLASPAAAQDAPAVFDAVFPEGRLTAALDSLMDAVELAPDENIRVVDLGRGEMSSHHLVFIRGDETPHTHDDRDLFAIVLRGSGAMLQGEDERPVGEGSIVFVPRGTVHAFLNRGDEPAVAFVIFGAAPEQG
- a CDS encoding GNAT family N-acetyltransferase; this translates as MIRPRTEADDDAIVEVWTAASLIATPFLSPQFMADEAERIRTMWLPKAETWVYEVEGAVGGFMSLIGNEVGAIFVHPDRQGLGIGRALMDHAVELRGSLVLDVFQDNAIGRRFYDRYGFRFDREHVHEETGRTQLRLTYEPGD